One Pararge aegeria chromosome 1, ilParAegt1.1, whole genome shotgun sequence genomic region harbors:
- the LOC120627189 gene encoding trypsin-5-like has protein sequence MWRVGLLLVLVAQMQTEGKIESQEDNGESGDKDVGMDYTGSRNYTQKDGDDQIDESEERIGAAVTQVVRHPYAASLLKNDSYVCSAIILNTHWMLTLSKCFESNVISSYVTYRYLGNYTIRIGSSYNNKGGSILKIKMLINNFDLKVSAAKLQAPVKFTSQIQSVLLPKPDEEAALGYLASMIAWTPTGHIRVVNAPIIDSSICESSTKLEPGRYICVGGVQDPNRHFCRKDNGGAVIQNNTLIAISSFLHTCALYTKTHAFPKVSSFSRWLDSVIWDEDNRPTTIATSTSADITKTTQLNTSESTKSSMFVDPRKFMLTLPFDPINVPLEPAEDNSVIPRMSLYESYLQNLAKAKTSTTADPNEVDEKKNWLEMFGKSILMVPPQMLRKKYDTYNYK, from the exons ATGTGGCGTGTTGGTTTGCTATTGGTACTGGTCGCTCAAATGCAGACTGAGGGGAAGATCGAAAGTCAAGAAGATAATGGAGAGTCAG GTGACAAGGATGTTGGTATGGACTATACTGGCTCAAGAAATTATACGCAGAAAGACGGAG ATGACCAAATCGACGAGAGTGAGGAACGCATAGGAGCTGCAGTCACACAAGTAGTCCGGCATCCTTACGCTGCTTCCCTACTCAAGAATGATAGCTATGTGTGCAGTGCAATCATACTTAATACCCACTGGATGTTAACACTGTCTAAATGCTTTGAATC GAACGTCATATCATCGTATGTAACTTATAGATACCTCGGCAATTACACAATTAGAATTGGCAGCTCTTACAATAACAAAGGCGGCTCAATCTTAAAG attaaaatgcttataaataaCTTCGATCTGAAAGTGTCAGCCGCCAAATTACAAGCGCCGGTCAAGTTTACTTCTCAGATCCAATCTGTGCTTTTACCGAAACCAGATGAAGAAGCGGCTTTGGGTTACCTAGCTTCTATGATCGCTTGGACACCTACTGGG cATATAAGGGTGGTAAACGCACCAATCATTGATTCGTCTATATGCGAGTCGTCAACAAAATTAGAGCCAGGGCGATACATATGTGTGGGTGGCGTGCAGGATCCTAATCGTCATTTCTGTAGA AAGGACAATGGCGGTGCGGTTATACAGAACAACACATTGATCGCTATATCATCGTTCTTACACACATGCGCTCTCTACACAAAAACGCATGCCTTCCCAAAAGTGTCCAGTTTTTCACGATGGCTGGACAGCGTTATATGGGACGAAGATAACCGTCCCACGACTATAGCAACATCTACTAGTGCAGATATCACTAAAACTACCCAACTAAATACATCGGAATCTACCAAAAGCAGCATGTTCGTTGACCCAAGAAAGTTTATGCTCACCCTTCCATTCGACCCTATAAATGTTCCACTCGAACCAGCAGAAGACAATTCAGTTATCCCCCGAATGAGCTTATACGAATCATATCTGCAGAATTTAGCGAAAGCGAAGACATCTACAACTGCCGACCCAAATGAGGTGGATGAAAAGAAAAATTGGCTTGAGATGTTTGGAAAGTCTATTTTGATGGTGCCACCTCAAATGCTAAGAAAAAAATACGACacatataactataaataa